The proteins below come from a single Orcinus orca chromosome 6, mOrcOrc1.1, whole genome shotgun sequence genomic window:
- the C6H9orf57 gene encoding uncharacterized protein C9orf57 homolog, protein MSFHPSFLARNLRMRRIVFGGAFILFCLLGVFPYFFCPVFGGVGGVICRSCNLSIPFHGCLLDFGTCRTKPGQYCIKEVHIKDGIQWYSVQGCTESQDECFKRIVTTYEIQSTHCCHRPLCNF, encoded by the exons ATGTCTTTCCATCCATCTTTTTTGGCTAGAAATCTTAGAATGAGAAGGATTGTCTTCGGTGGTGCTTTTATCTTATTCTGCCTCTTAGGTG ttttcccttattttttctgTCCTGTATTTGGAGGTGTTGGAGGTGTGATTTGTAGATCATGCAACCTCTCAATCCCCTTCCATGGATGTCTTTTGGACTTTGGAACCTGCAGAACAAAACCTGGACAGTATTGTATAAAAGAGGTCCATATTAAAG ATGGAATTCAATGGTATTCAGTTCAAGGCTGCACAGAGAGCCAAGACGAGTGCTTCAAGAGAATCGTGACAACTTATGAAATTCAGTCTACTCACTGCTGCCATCGTCCTTTGTGCAATTTCTGA